A genomic window from Acinetobacter lwoffii includes:
- a CDS encoding S1C family serine protease — translation MRRTFTWLPWVLLILVIIGFLGWQQLQKPKAPVAPDGVKMPAEKVEPLIDTSRSGGVVSYSAAVKVAAPAVVNIFTTQKVKQQAHPLLTDPVFREFFGDQLPDQYGQSPNENSLGSGVIVRPDGYILTNNHVIAQADQIVVALQDGRRAEAKVVGTDPDTDLAVIKIELTQLPVLPFKLSGNEVGDVVLAIGNPFGVGQTVTQGIISATGRSDLGINTYEDFVQTDAAINPGNSGGALIDVAGNLIGVNTAIFSQSGGSLGIGFAIPAKICQQVMNAILKDGRVVRGWLGISLLPAERDDVLQPKEKGVTVAEVLPDGPAAKAGIQRGDKIMKVNEEEISSASHLINFVALQKPNSTIQIEIERAGKTMILEVVVTERKAQDSASQYIPLPGQ, via the coding sequence GTGCGCCGTACCTTTACATGGTTACCCTGGGTGTTACTGATTTTAGTCATTATCGGTTTTTTGGGGTGGCAACAACTACAAAAACCAAAGGCACCAGTTGCGCCAGATGGCGTCAAAATGCCTGCTGAAAAAGTAGAGCCGTTGATTGATACGTCGCGCTCAGGAGGCGTGGTCTCCTACAGTGCTGCTGTAAAAGTGGCAGCCCCGGCTGTCGTGAATATTTTTACTACCCAAAAAGTCAAGCAACAGGCGCATCCTTTACTGACCGATCCGGTATTTCGTGAATTCTTTGGCGATCAGTTGCCTGACCAGTATGGACAAAGCCCGAATGAAAACAGTTTAGGTTCGGGTGTAATTGTACGTCCAGACGGTTATATCCTGACCAATAACCACGTGATTGCGCAGGCCGATCAGATTGTAGTGGCTTTGCAGGATGGACGTCGTGCCGAAGCTAAAGTGGTCGGAACTGACCCGGATACCGATCTGGCCGTGATCAAGATTGAACTGACGCAATTGCCAGTTTTGCCATTTAAACTCAGTGGCAATGAAGTCGGTGATGTGGTTCTGGCCATTGGTAATCCTTTTGGTGTTGGGCAAACCGTGACGCAGGGGATTATCTCGGCAACGGGCCGTTCAGATTTGGGTATCAATACCTATGAAGACTTTGTACAGACCGATGCTGCAATTAACCCAGGTAACTCGGGTGGTGCGCTGATTGATGTCGCCGGTAATTTAATTGGTGTGAATACTGCAATCTTCTCGCAGTCTGGTGGTTCGCTGGGGATTGGTTTTGCCATTCCGGCCAAAATCTGTCAGCAGGTGATGAATGCCATTTTGAAAGATGGCCGTGTGGTTCGTGGCTGGTTAGGGATCAGCTTATTACCTGCAGAGCGTGATGATGTCCTGCAACCCAAAGAAAAAGGTGTGACGGTCGCAGAAGTGCTACCGGATGGACCTGCTGCCAAGGCTGGAATCCAGCGTGGCGATAAGATTATGAAAGTAAATGAGGAAGAGATTAGTTCTGCCTCACATCTGATTAATTTTGTGGCCTTGCAAAAGCCAAACAGTACCATTCAGATTGAAATTGAGCGGGCAGGAAAAACCATGATCCTAGAGGTTGTGGTGACTGAACGTAAGGCACAAGACAGTGCTTCACAATATATTCCTCTGCCAGGCCAATAA
- a CDS encoding Nif3-like dinuclear metal center hexameric protein: MANLNDIIQWCDQTLAAREFKDYAPNGLQIEGKSEVNKILCAVTASQSAIEAAIEQGADLLLVHHGYFWKGEAYPITGMRGKRIKTLIQHDISLVGYHLPLDSHPTLGNNAAIADLLELENIEQLDPSEKRPIGNIGYLKQPMSPEDFKNYVSEKLGFDAIHLPAEKTQIHKVGFCTGGAQDYIQKAALQDCDAYISGEVSERTFYEAQELNVHYYACGHHATEKYGVQRLGKAISEQFNIEYDYFELNNPI, translated from the coding sequence ATGGCGAATTTGAACGATATTATTCAATGGTGTGACCAGACTTTGGCAGCACGTGAATTTAAGGACTATGCACCGAATGGCTTGCAGATTGAAGGCAAATCCGAAGTGAATAAAATCCTCTGTGCCGTGACCGCCTCCCAGAGTGCAATTGAAGCTGCAATTGAGCAAGGCGCAGATTTATTGCTGGTTCATCATGGCTATTTCTGGAAAGGAGAAGCCTATCCGATTACGGGAATGCGTGGTAAACGCATTAAAACCCTGATTCAACATGATATCTCACTGGTTGGCTATCATCTGCCTTTAGACAGTCATCCAACACTGGGAAATAATGCCGCCATTGCGGATTTATTAGAACTCGAAAATATCGAACAGCTTGATCCGAGTGAGAAACGTCCAATTGGCAATATTGGCTATTTAAAACAGCCAATGAGTCCGGAAGATTTTAAAAATTATGTTTCAGAAAAGCTGGGCTTTGATGCGATTCATCTTCCTGCTGAAAAAACTCAAATCCATAAAGTCGGTTTCTGTACCGGTGGTGCGCAGGATTATATTCAAAAAGCGGCACTACAAGATTGTGATGCCTATATTTCAGGTGAAGTGAGCGAACGCACCTTTTATGAAGCTCAGGAACTGAATGTGCATTATTATGCTTGTGGCCATCATGCGACTGAAAAATACGGTGTGCAACGCCTTGGCAAGGCTATTTCAGAACAGTTTAATATTGAGTATGATTATTTCGAATTAAACAATCCGATTTAA
- a CDS encoding superoxide dismutase — translation MTTITLPALPYGYEDLAPHISKETLEYHHDKHHNTYVVNLNNLIAGTELEGKTLEEIITATAGDASKAGVFNNAAQVWNHTFYWNCMAKNGGGKATGTLAAKIDEAFGSYEKFAEEFAAAATTQFGSGWAWLVADEVNGQLSIMKTSNADTPMAHGKIAVLTIDVWEHAYYIDFRNARPKYISTFLESLVNWDYANAKYAGQPAGVEK, via the coding sequence ATGACAACCATTACTTTACCAGCATTACCTTACGGCTACGAAGATCTTGCTCCACACATCAGCAAGGAAACTTTAGAATACCATCACGACAAACACCACAATACGTATGTGGTTAACCTGAATAACCTGATCGCTGGTACTGAGCTTGAAGGCAAAACTCTAGAAGAAATTATTACAGCAACTGCTGGTGATGCTTCTAAAGCAGGTGTTTTCAATAACGCGGCTCAAGTTTGGAACCACACGTTCTACTGGAACTGTATGGCTAAAAACGGTGGCGGTAAAGCAACTGGTACTTTGGCTGCAAAAATTGACGAAGCTTTCGGTTCTTATGAAAAATTTGCTGAAGAATTTGCTGCTGCTGCAACTACTCAGTTTGGTTCAGGTTGGGCTTGGTTAGTGGCTGACGAAGTAAACGGTCAGCTTTCTATCATGAAAACTTCAAATGCTGATACGCCAATGGCGCACGGTAAAATTGCAGTGTTGACGATTGACGTTTGGGAACACGCTTACTACATCGATTTCCGTAATGCTCGTCCTAAGTACATCTCTACTTTCCTAGAAAGCCTAGTAAACTGGGATTATGCAAATGCGAAATATGCAGGTCAGCCTGCAGGTGTTGAGAAATAA
- a CDS encoding DUF2726 domain-containing protein yields MFNLSQFIFFVIGCLATFALVCLLFPHLFTRQKKFYPKRVITAFESRMFTRLKDAFPHHHILAQVAFSALITHDQMKMRNQFNRKVTDFVVLDREYNVVAIVELDDPSHIGKEQEDAERDAMLIAAGYTVIRYTQIPTIRQLQRNLR; encoded by the coding sequence GTGTTTAATTTGAGTCAGTTTATATTTTTTGTGATTGGCTGCCTGGCAACATTTGCATTAGTTTGCCTGCTCTTCCCACATCTCTTCACCCGTCAAAAGAAATTCTATCCAAAGCGCGTCATTACTGCTTTTGAAAGCAGGATGTTTACACGTCTGAAAGATGCCTTTCCTCATCATCACATTCTGGCACAAGTCGCGTTTAGCGCTTTGATCACGCACGATCAGATGAAAATGCGCAATCAATTTAATCGCAAAGTCACAGACTTCGTAGTACTTGATCGTGAATATAATGTAGTAGCAATTGTCGAACTGGATGATCCGAGCCATATTGGCAAAGAACAGGAAGATGCTGAACGCGATGCCATGCTGATTGCAGCAGGCTATACCGTGATTCGATACACCCAGATTCCAACTATCAGACAACTGCAAAGGAATTTAAGATAA
- a CDS encoding diaminopimelate dehydrogenase, with translation MQNSIRIGIAGYGNLGRGVESAIQKNPDMQLVGIFTRRSPSSVSPCFAETQVYSMDALLNEFSDKIDVLILCGGSKDDLPQQAPIFASKFNTVDSFDTHARIPEYYAAVDAPALANKKTAMISIGWDPGMFSINRLFGEALLPDGETYTFWGKGLSQGHSDAIRRVPGVKAGVQYTIPSTDAIEQVRSGARPELSTKDKHHRDCYVVLEQGADAATVEQTIVSMPDYFADYNTTVNFISEETLLKDHEDMPHGGFVIRSGNTSDAQKQVIEFSLKLNSNPEFTASVLVAYARACYRLNQTQQYGAKTALDVAPALLSIKSPEQLREELL, from the coding sequence ATGCAAAATTCTATTCGTATTGGTATCGCGGGTTACGGTAATCTTGGCCGCGGTGTTGAATCTGCCATCCAGAAAAATCCTGATATGCAGCTTGTCGGTATTTTTACTCGCCGCTCACCAAGCAGCGTCTCTCCTTGCTTTGCAGAAACTCAAGTGTATAGCATGGATGCACTATTAAATGAGTTTAGCGATAAAATTGATGTGCTGATTCTTTGTGGCGGCTCTAAAGATGACTTGCCACAACAGGCGCCTATCTTTGCAAGTAAATTCAATACTGTAGATAGTTTTGATACGCATGCACGTATTCCGGAATACTATGCTGCAGTCGATGCACCCGCCCTTGCTAACAAAAAAACAGCCATGATTTCTATTGGCTGGGATCCTGGCATGTTCTCGATTAACCGTTTATTTGGTGAAGCGCTATTACCAGATGGCGAAACTTATACTTTTTGGGGTAAAGGCTTAAGTCAAGGCCATTCAGATGCGATCCGCCGTGTACCGGGTGTAAAAGCCGGTGTGCAATATACTATTCCATCCACTGATGCTATTGAACAAGTCCGCAGTGGCGCACGACCTGAGTTAAGCACCAAAGATAAACATCATCGTGACTGTTATGTGGTCTTGGAACAAGGAGCTGATGCAGCAACAGTTGAACAAACCATCGTCAGCATGCCTGATTATTTTGCAGATTATAATACGACTGTGAATTTTATCAGTGAGGAAACTTTACTGAAAGATCACGAAGATATGCCACATGGCGGTTTTGTCATTCGTAGTGGTAATACCAGTGATGCACAAAAACAGGTGATTGAGTTTTCTTTAAAGCTGAATAGCAATCCGGAGTTTACTGCAAGTGTTCTAGTGGCTTATGCCCGTGCCTGCTACCGCCTGAATCAAACTCAGCAATATGGTGCTAAAACAGCCCTAGATGTAGCACCCGCCCTACTTTCAATTAAATCTCCTGAGCAATTGCGCGAAGAATTGCTTTAA
- the ubiA gene encoding 4-hydroxybenzoate octaprenyltransferase, translating to MATAQAITWRERLSAYYYLCRFDKPIGTELVFWPTMWALWIAAQGMPRIEILIPMILGVIFMRAAGCAINDFADRKVDAHVERTKNRPLATGIISAKEAVMVFLVLVAASACLLFFLPIETFYWSFGALFLAFIYPFMKRYTHLPQVFLGAAFSWSIPMAYTAVGQTPDLTCWLLYFGNLAWTVAYDTQYAIADREYDLKIGVKSTAILFGRHDIQIISALQASSILLIGAALWLENLLLPFGLAALIVVALDFIYQWIKTRDRDPQWCFWAFRHNRWIGLIIFAGILLALR from the coding sequence ATGGCAACCGCACAAGCAATCACCTGGCGTGAGCGTCTTAGCGCCTATTATTATCTTTGTCGTTTTGATAAACCGATTGGGACTGAACTGGTTTTTTGGCCTACCATGTGGGCGCTGTGGATTGCAGCTCAGGGCATGCCACGTATTGAAATTTTAATTCCCATGATTTTGGGTGTGATTTTTATGCGGGCGGCAGGCTGTGCCATTAATGATTTTGCTGACCGTAAAGTCGATGCACATGTGGAGCGTACTAAAAACCGCCCATTAGCGACCGGGATTATCAGTGCCAAAGAGGCCGTGATGGTATTTCTGGTTTTGGTGGCTGCCAGTGCCTGCTTGCTATTTTTTCTGCCAATCGAAACTTTTTACTGGTCATTTGGGGCTTTGTTTCTAGCGTTTATTTATCCTTTTATGAAGCGCTATACCCATTTGCCTCAAGTCTTTCTGGGAGCAGCATTTTCCTGGTCGATTCCGATGGCTTATACCGCAGTTGGGCAAACGCCGGATTTAACCTGCTGGCTTTTATATTTTGGCAATCTGGCTTGGACTGTAGCCTATGATACGCAATATGCAATCGCAGATCGTGAATACGATTTAAAGATTGGGGTGAAATCAACCGCGATCTTATTTGGTCGGCATGATATTCAGATCATTAGCGCTTTGCAGGCTAGTAGTATTTTATTGATAGGTGCTGCATTGTGGCTAGAAAATTTATTGCTTCCATTTGGTCTGGCTGCATTAATTGTTGTTGCTCTTGATTTTATTTACCAATGGATAAAAACACGTGATCGGGATCCTCAATGGTGTTTTTGGGCGTTTAGGCATAACCGCTGGATTGGACTGATTATTTTTGCAGGAATACTACTGGCTTTGAGGTAG
- a CDS encoding chorismate--pyruvate lyase family protein, producing the protein MNSRSRNQNQRVLLSTLPVELKPWLYASGSLTQQLTDLAQGQFHVEPIQEHFQRLSFANAKWMQMSHQHTSWVRESYLYGSEQSPWVKAKSIFPILSLQKKARIFQHIGTKPIGWFLFQRTNPLCQRRVVLLDEGWTRQSCYTWHGCKFIVQETFLPAFEHFIQNSRA; encoded by the coding sequence ATGAATAGTCGTTCTAGAAATCAAAATCAGCGTGTGTTGCTGTCAACTCTGCCTGTTGAGTTAAAACCGTGGCTGTATGCATCGGGTTCACTCACGCAACAACTGACCGATTTGGCGCAAGGACAATTCCATGTCGAGCCAATTCAAGAGCATTTTCAGCGTTTAAGCTTTGCCAATGCCAAATGGATGCAGATGTCACATCAGCATACTTCCTGGGTGCGTGAAAGTTATCTCTACGGCTCGGAACAGTCTCCTTGGGTGAAAGCCAAAAGCATCTTTCCGATTTTAAGCCTGCAAAAAAAAGCCCGAATTTTTCAGCATATTGGCACCAAACCGATTGGCTGGTTTCTGTTTCAGCGCACTAATCCACTGTGCCAGCGCCGGGTAGTACTTTTAGATGAGGGCTGGACCCGTCAGAGCTGCTATACTTGGCACGGCTGTAAATTTATCGTACAAGAAACATTTTTACCGGCATTTGAACACTTTATACAAAATTCACGGGCTTGA
- the glnA gene encoding type I glutamate--ammonia ligase: MSMANKVLQLIQESGAKWVDFRFTDTKGKEQHVTYPADSIDEDTFEDGKMFDGSSIAGWKGIEASDMILRPDAATGFIDPFFAEPTVVVTCDVIEPSTGQGYDRDPRSIARRAEEYLKSTGIGDTAFFGPEPEFFVFDEVKWEIDMSGARHTLIAEEAAWSTNKDYEGGNSGHRPRVKGGYFPVPPVDSSHDMRADMCARIEDIMGPGRVEVHHHEVASCQLEIGVSFNTMVRKADEVQQFKYAVWNVAHQYAKTATFMPKPMVGDNGSGMHVHMSISKDGKNLFAGDEYAGLSEMALYFIGGVIKHARSLNAITNPSTNSYKRLVPHFEAPIMLAYSARNRSASIRIPYVSSPKGKRIEARFPDPMMNPYLGFAALLMAGLDGIQNKIHPGEAADKNLYDLPPEEEAKIPTVAHSLDMALEALQADHDYLLKGGVFTKEMLDAYIELKTEEVRRLNTTTHPVEFDMYYSL, from the coding sequence ATGAGCATGGCGAACAAGGTCCTTCAACTCATACAAGAAAGTGGCGCAAAATGGGTCGATTTTCGCTTTACTGATACCAAGGGTAAAGAGCAACACGTCACTTACCCAGCAGACAGTATTGATGAAGATACATTTGAAGACGGCAAAATGTTTGACGGTTCTTCAATTGCAGGTTGGAAAGGCATCGAAGCATCGGACATGATTTTACGTCCGGATGCGGCAACAGGTTTTATCGACCCGTTCTTTGCAGAGCCAACAGTTGTTGTAACTTGTGACGTAATCGAGCCATCAACTGGTCAAGGTTATGATCGTGACCCACGTTCGATTGCGCGCCGTGCAGAAGAATATTTGAAATCTACCGGTATCGGTGACACTGCATTCTTTGGTCCAGAACCAGAATTCTTCGTATTTGACGAAGTAAAATGGGAAATCGACATGTCTGGCGCGCGCCATACATTGATCGCTGAAGAAGCTGCTTGGTCAACTAACAAAGACTACGAAGGCGGTAACTCTGGTCACCGTCCACGCGTAAAAGGCGGTTACTTCCCAGTTCCTCCTGTAGATTCTTCACATGACATGCGTGCAGACATGTGTGCGCGTATCGAAGACATCATGGGTCCAGGTCGTGTAGAAGTACATCACCACGAAGTTGCTTCTTGCCAGTTAGAAATTGGTGTGAGCTTCAACACTATGGTGCGTAAAGCAGACGAAGTTCAACAGTTCAAATATGCGGTTTGGAACGTTGCGCATCAATATGCAAAAACAGCAACCTTTATGCCTAAACCAATGGTTGGCGATAACGGTTCTGGTATGCACGTGCATATGTCGATCTCTAAAGACGGCAAAAACCTGTTTGCTGGTGATGAATATGCAGGCCTTTCAGAAATGGCGTTGTACTTCATCGGTGGTGTAATTAAACATGCCCGTTCTTTGAATGCGATCACTAACCCTTCTACAAACTCGTATAAGCGTTTGGTTCCACATTTCGAAGCACCGATTATGCTTGCTTACTCAGCGCGTAACCGTTCTGCATCTATCCGTATTCCTTACGTGTCTAGCCCGAAAGGCAAGCGTATTGAAGCGCGTTTTCCAGATCCAATGATGAACCCGTACCTAGGTTTCGCGGCATTGTTGATGGCTGGTCTTGACGGTATTCAAAACAAGATCCACCCAGGTGAAGCTGCTGACAAGAACTTGTACGATCTTCCACCGGAAGAAGAAGCAAAAATCCCTACAGTGGCGCATAGCCTGGATATGGCGCTTGAAGCACTTCAAGCGGATCATGATTACCTGTTAAAAGGTGGCGTGTTCACGAAAGAAATGCTTGATGCTTATATCGAGCTTAAAACTGAAGAAGTTCGTCGTCTAAACACGACTACTCACCCAGTTGAATTTGATATGTACTACAGCTTGTAA